A window from Heteronotia binoei isolate CCM8104 ecotype False Entrance Well chromosome 15, APGP_CSIRO_Hbin_v1, whole genome shotgun sequence encodes these proteins:
- the LOC132583945 gene encoding olfactory receptor-like protein OLF3, giving the protein MRPPNQTTVREFVFLGFSRVRGTNLWLFAVVFSMYLITLTGNMLIITAIRIDPRLNTPMYFFLSNLSFLDICYTTSVVPQLLAHFLTSHKTISFDRCMAQLYISLFLGSTEFILLAAMAYDRYVAVCHPLHYKVIMSPRVCTQLAITSWFIGFLNAVVQTAFTMCLHFCSLNTIDHFACEVLAVVKLSCSDTFVNDISLMVAGVIVLLIPCILVMLSYVYIISAILRIHSSEGRHRAFSTCTSHLTVVILCYGTAIVAYLSPKDNTVPNQDKMLAFFYAVVTPMLNPIIYSLRNKEVKGALSKVGKK; this is encoded by the coding sequence ATGAGACCTCCCAATCAGACAACAGTCCGAGAGTTTGTGTTTCTGGGTTTCTCCCGAGTGCGAGGAACCAACCTGTGGCTCTTTGCGGTGGTCTTTTCCATGTACCTCATCACCCTCACAGGCAACATGCTCATCATTACGGCCATCCGCATTGACCCCCGGCTCAACACACCCATGTACTTCTTCCTGAGCAATCTCTCCTTCCTAGACATCTGCTACACAACAAGTGTGGTGCCCCAGTTGCTGGCCCACTTCCTGACCAGCCACAAGACTATCTCCTTTGACCGGTGCATGGCTCAGCTCTACATCTCTTTGTTCCTGGGAAGCACTGAGTTTATCTTGTTGGCAGCCATGGCTTATGACAGATATGTCGCTGTCTGCCATCCCTTGCATTACAAGGTCATCATGAGCCCAAGAGTGTGCACCCAACTGGCAATCACTTCTTGGTTCATTGGCTTCCTCAATGCGGTGGTGCAGACTGCGTTCACCATGTGCCTTCATTTCTGCAGCCTCAACACCATCGATCACTTTGCGTGTGAAGTCCTGGCTGTCGTCAAGCTGTCATGTTCAGACACTTTTGTGAATGATATCTCACTGATGGTGGCTGGCGTCATTGTGCTGTTGATCCCTTGCATTCTAGTCATGCTTTCCTATGTATATATCATCAGTGCCATCTTGCGCATCCACTCTTCAGAAGGCCGGCACCGAGCCTTCTCCACCTGCACCTCTCACCTAACCGTGGTCATCCTCTGCTATGGCACAGCCATCGTTGCTTACCTGAGTCCCAAAGACAACACTGTGCCCAACCAGGACAAGATGCTTGCTTTCTTCTATGCAGTGGTCACACCCATGCTCAACCCTATCATCTACAGCCTAAGGAACAAGGAAGTCAAAGGAGCATTGTCTAAAGTTGGAAAGAAGTGA
- the LOC132583946 gene encoding E3 ubiquitin-protein ligase TRIM39-like, with protein sequence MADSVCCKLVDYLEELTEEELKKFKMHLEDYPLDEGYKPIRRCKTEKASAIEIAQLMVRAYEEAMALQMTVRILDRINKKNLSAKIKQEMPARFFQPAKPVPLTKEEKQKQKEKMESDLYNRFFGTSKKVEVTLDPKTAFPTLILSEDRKRVHLGKQAKPLPDNPERFNFAPCVLGAEGITSGTLDWVVNVGKAKSWSIGAVRESIDRKWYLYITAEQGFWVLQLSEGEYRVSTTPFTTLFLWKSPQQIKVHLDYNRGILSFFDGDSMEHLFTFNYPFSERMFPFFQVWDTEIPLQICPSDS encoded by the exons ATGGCCGACAGCGTCTGCTGCAAACTGGTGGACTACTTGGAAGAGCTGACGGAGGAGGAATTAAAGAAGTTTAAGATGCACCTTGAAGATTACCCACTTGACGAAGGATACAAGCCCATTCGGCGATGTAAGACCGAGAAGGCCAGTGCCATTGAAATAGCCCAGCTCATGGTCAGAGCATATGAAGAGGCCATGGCATTACAGATGACAGTCAGAATCTTGGACAGAATAAACAAGAAGAATCTGTCAGCAAAAATCAAACAGGAGATGCCAGCAC GTTTCTTCCAGCCTGCAAAACCAGTGCCTTTGAccaaggaagaaaaacaaaaacagaaagagaagatggaatcTGATTTGTACAACCGGTTCTTTGGAACTTCAAAGAAAG TGGAGGTGACACTGGATCCCAAAACAGCCTTCCCCACACTTATCCTTTCTGAAGACCGGAAGAGGGTCCATCTGGGAAAACAAGCCAAGCCTCTGCCTGATAACCCTGAGCGATTCAATTTTGCACCCTGTGTTCTGGGAGCGGAAGGCATCACCTCTGGGACCCTGGACTGGGTGGTGAATGTGGGCAAGGCCAAAAGCTGGTCCATTGGTGCTGTCCGGGAATCAATTGATAGAAAATGGTACCTCTACATAACAGCTGAACAGGGGTTTTGGGTACTACAGCTGAGTGAAGGAGAGTACAGGGTCTCCACTACCCCTTTCACCACCCTTTTCCTGTGGAAGTCACCGCAGCAAATCAAAGTGCACCTGGACTATAATCGTGGCATCCTCTCTTTTTTTGATGGTGACTCCATGGAACATCTCTTTACCTTCAACTATCCATTTTCTGAGAGGATGTTTCCCTTTTTTCAGGTCTGGGATACAGAGATCCCCTTACAAATCTGCCCCAGTGATTCCTAA
- the THAP7 gene encoding THAP domain-containing protein 7 isoform X2, with the protein MPRHCSATGCCTRDTPETRSRGISFHRLPKDNPRRAMWLENCRRKDMSGQGLWDPASNGYHRLKEGAVPTIFELHAKPRRKSKLSSSKLSRRQQKQSCSPHPEEESTPLSMDISCFPTQELPSPVAAPTSGEPRSQPVLPSPEPESLAPLSDIPPDQSPAATGQEEASPSPALPEPVGDPSHPVSLSLYMLRLPPPAGAYIQNEHSYQVGSALLWKRRAEAALDALGKAQRQLQACRRREQRLRLRICELQREQWPHGADAHRRLKEHLQVFELQLLNDLE; encoded by the exons ATGCCCCGTCACTGCTCTGCCACTGGCTGCTGCACCCGTGACACTCCCGAGACCCGCAGTCGTGGCATTTCCTTCCATCG ACTGCCGAAGGACAACCCCCGGCGAGCCATGTGGCTGGAGAACTGTCGCCGGAAGGACATGAGCGGCCAAGGTCTCTGGGACCCTGCCTCCAA tggttaCCATCGGCTCAAGGAAGGTGCTGTCCCCACCATATTTGAGCTTCATGCCAAGCCGCGGCGGAAATCCAAGCTAAGCAGCTCCAAACTCTCGAGGCGTCAGCAGAAGCAGAG CTGCAGCCCTCACCCGGAGGAAGAGTCAACCCCATTGTCCATGGACATCTCGTGCTTCCCCACGCAAGAGCTCCCGAGCCCCGTGGCCGCTCCCACCAGCGGGGAGCCCCGAAGCCAGCCCGTCCTTCCCAGTCCAGAGCCGGAAAGCCTGGCCCCCCTCTCAGACATTCCCCCGGACCAGTCGCCGGCTGCCACGGGCCAGGAGGAAGCCTCTCCCTCCCCGGCTCTCCCCGAGCCAGTGGGGGACCCCTCCCATCCCGTTTCCCTCTCCCTCTACATGCTgcgcctccctcccccagccggGGCCTACATCCAGAACGAGCACAGCTACCAGGTGGGCAGTGCCTTGCTATGGAAGCGGAGAGCTGAGGCGGCCCTCGACGCCTTGGGCAAAGCCCAGCGGCAGCTGCAGGCCTGCCGGCGCCGGGAGCAGCGACTCCGCCTGCGCATCTGCGAGCTGCAGCGCGAACAGTGGCCGCACGGGGCGGACGCCCACCGGCGGCTGAAGGAACACCTGCAGGTCTTTGAACTGCAGCTCCTCAACGACCTGGAGTGA
- the THAP7 gene encoding THAP domain-containing protein 7 isoform X1 — protein MPRHCSATGCCTRDTPETRSRGISFHRLPKDNPRRAMWLENCRRKDMSGQGLWDPASKYVYFCSKHFEKTCFELVGTSGYHRLKEGAVPTIFELHAKPRRKSKLSSSKLSRRQQKQSCSPHPEEESTPLSMDISCFPTQELPSPVAAPTSGEPRSQPVLPSPEPESLAPLSDIPPDQSPAATGQEEASPSPALPEPVGDPSHPVSLSLYMLRLPPPAGAYIQNEHSYQVGSALLWKRRAEAALDALGKAQRQLQACRRREQRLRLRICELQREQWPHGADAHRRLKEHLQVFELQLLNDLE, from the exons ATGCCCCGTCACTGCTCTGCCACTGGCTGCTGCACCCGTGACACTCCCGAGACCCGCAGTCGTGGCATTTCCTTCCATCG ACTGCCGAAGGACAACCCCCGGCGAGCCATGTGGCTGGAGAACTGTCGCCGGAAGGACATGAGCGGCCAAGGTCTCTGGGACCCTGCCTCCAAGTATGTTTACTTTTGCTCCAAGCACTTTGAGAAGACTTGCTTTGAACTGGTGGGCACCAG tggttaCCATCGGCTCAAGGAAGGTGCTGTCCCCACCATATTTGAGCTTCATGCCAAGCCGCGGCGGAAATCCAAGCTAAGCAGCTCCAAACTCTCGAGGCGTCAGCAGAAGCAGAG CTGCAGCCCTCACCCGGAGGAAGAGTCAACCCCATTGTCCATGGACATCTCGTGCTTCCCCACGCAAGAGCTCCCGAGCCCCGTGGCCGCTCCCACCAGCGGGGAGCCCCGAAGCCAGCCCGTCCTTCCCAGTCCAGAGCCGGAAAGCCTGGCCCCCCTCTCAGACATTCCCCCGGACCAGTCGCCGGCTGCCACGGGCCAGGAGGAAGCCTCTCCCTCCCCGGCTCTCCCCGAGCCAGTGGGGGACCCCTCCCATCCCGTTTCCCTCTCCCTCTACATGCTgcgcctccctcccccagccggGGCCTACATCCAGAACGAGCACAGCTACCAGGTGGGCAGTGCCTTGCTATGGAAGCGGAGAGCTGAGGCGGCCCTCGACGCCTTGGGCAAAGCCCAGCGGCAGCTGCAGGCCTGCCGGCGCCGGGAGCAGCGACTCCGCCTGCGCATCTGCGAGCTGCAGCGCGAACAGTGGCCGCACGGGGCGGACGCCCACCGGCGGCTGAAGGAACACCTGCAGGTCTTTGAACTGCAGCTCCTCAACGACCTGGAGTGA